A stretch of DNA from Methanoplanus endosymbiosus:
AATGCCCAGAATAATCAGGCCTACAACAGCCGACTGATGTATCCATGCAGCCAGAAGATAACCCCCGACTGCAATAAGCAGAAGAAGGGCAATCTGAAATTCTATGTCAAGGGTGGGCAGTGCAGTCATTTTCCTGGCCTTTCTTTATCACTAAGCTGAAATTAAGCTTTGGCTAAGCTATGATCAGGTTATCTTTATTCCTCAGATCTGGCATTCATCAGTAAAGGCGGATGACTAAGCATTAATTCAAGTTTTTTCTGCCTTTTCACAGCTAATGTCTCTGATTGCCTTTCAGAGATAATAAAACAGATACATTCCTGATATATCCGGGGAAAAAAGTCCGGCAGATGCAACCGGCCATGAGTTATTTATCCGGAATTTACAGACAGTAAACTGTCCGGCAGTTAAGGTTTACTCCCTGCTACAGCTGTAATATATCTGTAATCCTCTATTTTTGCAGCCTGCCTGTTTATCCGTCTGAGTGTAATTTACATAATGTATTTCTCTCTGAATAAGGGGTGAAGCAGAAGTTGACAAAGTTATATTACTCCATATGAGAATCTTATATACATGTCCAGTAATACCATCAATCTCTCTGATGAAGCATTTGAAAGGTTAAACAAATGGAAAAAAGAAGATGAAAGTTATTCATCTGTAATATTAAGAGTCCTGCCTAAGTTTCGTGATATTTCAAAAATTCTTGAGGGATCTGAATATGATCTTACTGAAGAAGAGGGGGAAAGACTTAAACAGGAAATTA
This window harbors:
- a CDS encoding DUF7557 family protein, yielding MSSNTINLSDEAFERLNKWKKEDESYSSVILRVLPKFRDISKILEGSEYDLTEEEGERLKQEIRE